One window of the Maylandia zebra isolate NMK-2024a linkage group LG19, Mzebra_GT3a, whole genome shotgun sequence genome contains the following:
- the LOC101468139 gene encoding cdc42 effector protein 3 codes for MPLRASLHRNPGSGRWSSRNSKRKEVLSVNMISLPLADFRHITHIGNNADSFGDLSFLKLSHNLLLQSSRSEQNVFLACSPPPKPPRLNLDETESKKTPDLSVDHQHNNSQKRKKCSSLPLLDSEKGNVDAEKEDGYQRGNNTSSNQTHSSRWGSTGSDGDEDFNETCDKTTGQQKDEDSGFSFSLDLGPSILDDVLQVMDKLHK; via the coding sequence ATGCCACTCCGAGCATCGCTGCACAGAAATCCAGGCTCTGGACGCTGGTCCAGCAGGAATTCCAAGAGGAAGGAGGTTCTGTCTGTCAACATGATCAGCCTACCGCTCGCCGATTTCCGCCACATCACTCATATTGGAAACAATGCCGACAGCTTTGGAGATCTGTCTTTTCTAAAGCTGAGTCACAACCTGCTTTTACAAAGTTCCCGAAGTGAGCAGAACGTCTTTCTGGCCTGCTCACCGCCTCCAAAGCCGCCTCGTCTGAATCTGGACGAGACTGAGAGCAAAAAGACCCCTGACTTGTCTGTGGACCACCAGCACAATAACTCccagaaaaggaagaaatgcAGTTCTCTGCCCCTGCTGGACAGCGAGAAAGGAAATGTAGATGCTGAAAAAGAGGATGGGTACCAAAGAGGGAATAATACTTCTTCCAATCAGACTCATAGCTCCAGATGGGGCAGCACAGGTTCAGATGGGGATGAAGACTTTAATGAGACCTGTGACAAAACTACGGGACAACAAAAGGATGAGGACAGTGGCTTTTCATTCAGCCTCGACCTGGGTCCTTCGATCCTTGACGATGTCCTTCAGGTGAtggacaaactgcacaaataa
- the gchfr gene encoding GTP cyclohydrolase 1 feedback regulatory protein, with the protein MPYMFVSTQIRLENGPTNVGDEFSDPVVMNYLGARKTTMLGNNFSEYHVDDPPRLVLDKLEKIGFRVVSMTGVGQTLVWCLHKELE; encoded by the exons ATGCCGTACATGTTCGTCAGCACACAGATTCGACTG GAGAACGGTCCGACAAATGTGGGGGATGAATTTTCGGATCCAGTGGTCATGAATTACCTGGGAGCGAGGAAAACGACTATGCTGGGGAACAATTT TTCCGAGTATCACGTGGATGACCCGCCTCGCCTGGTgctggacaagctggagaagatTGGCTTCCGTGTGGTGTCCATGACAGGTGTGGGACAGACACTGGTGTGGTGTCTTCACAAGGAGTTGGAGTGA